GTCGGTACCTTCGTAATAATATTTTTCATCGAAAACTACTGTTCGAATCACAGCGCCTATTTGTAAATCTGTTTCTTCATTCCGTTCATCCCGTACTGTATAATACTTCCCCACATCTAGCGGCTCTTCTATAAAACATTCATACTTCGTTGCATCTGGAAGAGCAATAGTATGAACAATCGGTAACTCTTTCACATTGCTTCCTTCTTGTAAACGAAATGTCCGGCTTGTTCCATACGCATGCGGGAGCAAAATTGTAATTTTATTCATTTCATCTAAATAGGCATCAAATGGACGTTTTACTTTCAACATAAAAAATCACCATCATTCTTAAAGTTAAAATGAAATGAGCTGCAAATGATAAGGGTTTTCTTATCAGCGAAGCTCTATACAGTAACACATTATTCCCTATAGTATATTCACCTGTATAAAAAACGTTTTCATACATTCTATGTTTGTAGTTTTATTTCAGTAATCGATTTATACTTCGGCGTTTCCTTAACGTGAGATTCATACAAAGTAATCGTATCTGCTTGAAATGATGTTACGGGTAAATCTTTTACATTTGTCAGATCAAATACTTTTCCTCCTGCCCATTTACGCGCAACAGTAATATGTGGATGATAAGGACGTGTCTCTAGAGAGAAACCATTTTCTTCACAAATTGTATGCACTTGTTTTTGCAACTGAACCAAATCATTATTCTCACTTACCTTCGCCCAAAAAATACGTGGCTCTTCTTCTAGGCCAAACGTTGAAAATCCTTGTAACGTGAACGATAGTTCTTTTGTTTCTGTAAGCATTTGTAATCCATTCTTTATTCCTTCTAATTGTTCCTCTGTCGCACTTCCTAAAAATGAAAGTGTAATATGATAGTCTTCTTCATGTACCCACGAGCGAAATGGCAATTCATCCTTCATGTCCTCTTTATAATTAGAGAGCACTTCTTTTATATGACGTGGTAAAGTTACTGCGACAAAATAATGCGGCACCATCTACATCGTCTCCTTTATGTTATTGTTGCTTTTCTTGCTTATCTCATTCAGCTAAAAAGAAGGGAACCATCCAAAAAGTCTAACCTTTGAATAGATTTATTTTCTTCTTGGTTAAGATCGCGATAATAAATGAAATCATATCGACGTTTCGACAAGAAATATCGACTTAACAACAAAATACAACAATAAAAGCAACCTATTCCTAACAGAAAACCGTCCCAAAAAACCTTTTGGGACGGCCTCTCATTATTTCGCTAATTCATGAATCGCTTGCGCATAAATCGCTGTTGCTTTTAATAAATCTTCAATTTCAATGTACTCGTCTTTTTGATGCGCAAGTTCTTCTTTTCCTGGGAATAACGGGCCAAATGCAACGCCAGCTTTCAATGAACGAGCATAAGTACCACCGCCAATTGCTAACAATTCAGCTTTTTCACCAGTTTGTTCTTCATATACGCGTTGCAAAGTACGAATTAACGTATGATCTTTGTCAACGTGATGCGGGCGAGAGTTAGAATAATCCGCTACTTCAAATCCATGAGTACCAACATATTCTTTTAACTTTGCAATCGTTTCTTCAAAGTTAGTCGTAACTGGATAGCGTACATTTAATCCTAAATTACCACCGTTTTCTTGCGAGTAAGACAGGCGACCAACATTCACTGTTAACGGGCCGCTAATATCGTCTTTATAAGAAATACCAGCTTTTTCTCCAAAAATATCACCTGTAAATGTTTCTGTTACAAACGATGCAAATGAAGCCCCTTTTCCATCAAGAGAAACTTTCGTTAAGCAGTTTGCCAATAATAAACCTGCATTTTCTCCCTTTTCCGGAGTAGATCCGTGAGCTGAAATCCCTTTAATTTGCAACGTCACCGTATTTCCTTCTACAATTGCTTTACCTATTTTTTTAGCAGTTTGTAAATACTCTTCATATGCTACTGTAAGTGCATTTACATTTTCTCCTGTAATAACTGCTTCTGCAAAATCAGGAACCATATTTAAACGACGACCTGACTCAAATGAAATAAGCTTAAATGTGCCTTCTTTCTCTTCGCTACCATTTTGCACAACTTGTATGTCAGAAATTCCTTTTTCCGCATTAATAATTGGAAAATCTGCATCCGGCGCAAAACCGATTGTTGGCATTTCTTCATTTTTAAAATAATGATCTACACACTTCCAATTACTTTCCTCATCTGTTCCTAAAATCATACGAACACGTTTTGAAAGAGGTAAGCCTAATTCTTTAACGATTTTCATCGCATAATAAGCTGCCATCGTCGGCCCTTTATCATCAATTGCACCGCGTGCAAAAATCTTCCCGTCGCGAATATCCGCACTATACGCTGGAGTTGTCCAGCCATCTCCTTCTGGTACAACATCAACGTGACAAAGAATACCTACTAATTCTTCTCCTTGTCCCATTTCAAGATGACCTGCATACCCTTCTAAATTTTTAGAAGTGAAACCTTCTGCTTCTCCTTTATGTAACATGAAAGATAAAGCTTTTTCTACACCTTCACCAAATGGCGCGCCCTCTTTCGCAGATTCTTCTTCCCATACACTTTTAATTTGCAAAAATTGTTGTGTATCACGAATTAAATCATCTTTTCGTTTTGTAACTTCTTCTGTCCAATTAATCGTTGACATCACGCATCCATCCTTCACTATATTGTCTCTTTCATCATAGCAAACGAAAATCTCTTATGCCATACATGAAAATCTAATAACGAACAATTTTAATTTTTCGGATATTTCTTATTAGTTTTTCTTTTATTTTCTCAAAAAAATTTGCAGGAATTTGGCGTTTTACGTAGAAATTTATGAGTTAGTTGACTGACTAAATATACAATGTCAACTACCAATATTTTTCTATATGAATATTTGTTAAACTTTTGTAAAATTTAAGTAGATTAAAGCATGAATTTTATCATGTAGAGTACAATGGTAGTAACGACCTTCTTTCCTGAATGGGGTCAAAAAAACTAGTAGAGGAGCGGTTTTCTCTTGAAACCTACAACTACTCGTATGCTAACACGCATTAAATCAATTTATATGTACATCAATGAAAACGGTACGGTAACAACGAAAGACCTTGTAGATGAGTTCGGGATCACACCGCGAACGATACAACGTGATCTAAATGTGTTGCAGTTTAATGAACTCGTGTATAGCCCTTGCCGCGGCAAGTGGACAACGACAGGAAAGAAAGTGAGAATGACCTCATAATAAAAAATAATTGTATGTAAATAAATACATACCCCTTTCTAACTCATTAGAAAGGGGTCTTTTCTATGCTCTGAAATTGGTGTTACTTTTCGTTATCTACTTGATATGTTTTTAACATTTCTACTTCTTCATCTGTTAATTCACGATATTGCCCAAGTTCTAACTCTTCATCTAGCACTAAAGGTCCCATCTCTGTTCTCTTTAAATACACTACTTTTTTACCTACCGCTTCAAACATACGCTTCACTTGATGGAATTTTCCTTCTGTAATCACGAGCTCAATTTCAGAAATATCATCACTCTTTAAAATTGTAAGTTCGCCTGGCTTCGTTTCATAGCCATCTTCTAAAATAACACCTTTAGCGAATTCTTTTACATCCTCTTCCGTTACAACTCCTGAAACGTGTGCATAGTATTTTTTTGGCACATGCTTTTTCGGAGATAATAGTTGATGCGTTAACTTCCCGTCATTTGTGATCAATAAGAAACCTTCTGTATCAATATCAAGTCTTCCAACAGGGAATGGATCAAAAATCGCATCTTCTAATTCTAATAAATCTATTACTGTTTCGTGGTTATCATCTTCTGTCGCTGAAATAACACCTTGTGGTTTATGCATCATTAAATAAACAAACTCTTTATATTCAACAACTTCACCGTGAATCATGACCTCTTGCTCTTCTACATTCACATGAAACTTCGCATCTTTCACTGGTACTCCATCAATTTTCACAACGCCGTCTTTCAGTAATTTCTTTACTTCTTTTCTACTTCCGTGTCCCATATTCGCTAATAATTTATCTAATCTCATGTTCTTCACCTTCTTTATTTATCATAAGAAAAGGGGACGTATTTACGCCCCTTTTGATTTCAACTTTATTTTGAATCTACTACCAAGTTTACGCTGGATTTTCTCTAAAGCTTCTCCGCCAAATACTCTTTCTAGTACTCCTGTGCGAATCGCTAACAATCCGTAAACAAGGCCACCAATACCTGCACAAATCGCAACTGTAATAAGAGCACCAATACGGCCATCAGGCGAAATCATGAAAGATAGAAGCCATTGTGATAGTTTTACAGCAATAACCATTACAAGTGTTAATACTGCAATTTGGAATGTTCTCTTATATACAACACCAAATGAATAGTGT
This Bacillus mycoides DNA region includes the following protein-coding sequences:
- the thpR gene encoding RNA 2',3'-cyclic phosphodiesterase; translated protein: MVPHYFVAVTLPRHIKEVLSNYKEDMKDELPFRSWVHEEDYHITLSFLGSATEEQLEGIKNGLQMLTETKELSFTLQGFSTFGLEEEPRIFWAKVSENNDLVQLQKQVHTICEENGFSLETRPYHPHITVARKWAGGKVFDLTNVKDLPVTSFQADTITLYESHVKETPKYKSITEIKLQT
- the pepV gene encoding dipeptidase PepV, which encodes MSTINWTEEVTKRKDDLIRDTQQFLQIKSVWEEESAKEGAPFGEGVEKALSFMLHKGEAEGFTSKNLEGYAGHLEMGQGEELVGILCHVDVVPEGDGWTTPAYSADIRDGKIFARGAIDDKGPTMAAYYAMKIVKELGLPLSKRVRMILGTDEESNWKCVDHYFKNEEMPTIGFAPDADFPIINAEKGISDIQVVQNGSEEKEGTFKLISFESGRRLNMVPDFAEAVITGENVNALTVAYEEYLQTAKKIGKAIVEGNTVTLQIKGISAHGSTPEKGENAGLLLANCLTKVSLDGKGASFASFVTETFTGDIFGEKAGISYKDDISGPLTVNVGRLSYSQENGGNLGLNVRYPVTTNFEETIAKLKEYVGTHGFEVADYSNSRPHHVDKDHTLIRTLQRVYEEQTGEKAELLAIGGGTYARSLKAGVAFGPLFPGKEELAHQKDEYIEIEDLLKATAIYAQAIHELAK
- a CDS encoding DeoR family transcriptional regulator; this encodes MKPTTTRMLTRIKSIYMYINENGTVTTKDLVDEFGITPRTIQRDLNVLQFNELVYSPCRGKWTTTGKKVRMTS
- a CDS encoding pseudouridine synthase; this encodes MRLDKLLANMGHGSRKEVKKLLKDGVVKIDGVPVKDAKFHVNVEEQEVMIHGEVVEYKEFVYLMMHKPQGVISATEDDNHETVIDLLELEDAIFDPFPVGRLDIDTEGFLLITNDGKLTHQLLSPKKHVPKKYYAHVSGVVTEEDVKEFAKGVILEDGYETKPGELTILKSDDISEIELVITEGKFHQVKRMFEAVGKKVVYLKRTEMGPLVLDEELELGQYRELTDEEVEMLKTYQVDNEK